A window of Scophthalmus maximus strain ysfricsl-2021 chromosome 10, ASM2237912v1, whole genome shotgun sequence contains these coding sequences:
- the plek gene encoding pleckstrin isoform X1, with the protein MEPQEIREGYLVKKGTVLNSWKAVWVVLSEDGMEFFKRKTDRSPKGMIPLKGAALVSPCQDFCKRMLVFKLTTDKKQDHFFQASHVEEREFWVKDIKRAITCLQGGKRFARKSTRRSIRLAETINLNELYALLKDQDDGVKELKLEQENRVFNHCFTGATVVDWLISKEKARNRPEALMLATGLLNEGFLQPAGDMAKDGAECEEQTTFLDRTEALYYFVDSGFFCEGYSSDEDVLVKEEFRGNIIKQGCLLKQGHRRKNWKVRKFILRDDPAYIHYYDPTKGDDPLGSIHLRGSVVTAVEYVPDAKKYDIDGNLFEIITSDEVHYFFQAATGEERKDWIKAIQAVAKSGK; encoded by the exons ATGGAGCCACAAGAGATCAGAGAGGGATACTTGGTAAAAAAG GGTACAGTGCTCAACTCTTGGAAGGCAGTGTGGGTGGTGCTGTCAGAAGACGGCATGGAGttctttaaaaggaaaaccGACCGTTCTCCGAAAGGAATGATCCCACTAAAGGGAGCAGCACTCGTCAGTCCTTGTCAGGACTTTTGCAAGAGGATG CTGGTTTTCAAGCTCACCACTGACAAGAAGCAGGATCACTTCTTCCAAGCCTCAcacgtggaggagagagagttcTGGGTCAAGGACATCAAGAGAGCCATTACCTGCCTACAGGGCGGGAAACGGTTTGCCAGGAAGTCGACCAGACGCTCCATTCGCCTGGCTGAGACCATAAACCTGAA TGAGCTGTACGCACTGCTGAAAGACCAGGATGATGGAGTGAAAGAATTAAAACTGGAGCAGGAGAATCGAGTCTTCAACCACTGCTTCACTG GTGCAACAGTGGTAGACTGGCTGATTTCGAAGGAGAAGGCAAGAAACAGGCCCGAGGCCCTGATGTTAGCGACGGGGCTCCTGAATGAGGGGTTTCTCCAGCCTGCGGGTGACATGGCTAAAGACGGAGCGGAGTGCGAAGAGCAAACGACCTTCTTAGATCGGACAGAGGCTCTTTACTACTTT GTGGACAGTGGGTTCTTCTGTGAGGGCTACTCCAGTGATGAGGATGTGCTTGTGAAGGAAGAATTCAGAGGAAACATCATAAAACAAGGGTGCCTACTTAAACAG GGACATAGGAGAAAAAACTGGAAGGTGCGAAAGTTCATACTGAGAGACGACCCTGCTTACATACATTATTATGATCCCACAAAG gGTGATGACCCTCTGGGCTCGATCCATCTCCGTGGGTCTGTGGTCACGGCTGTGGAGTACGTTCCTGATG CCAAAAAGTACGACATTGACGGCAACCTCTTTGAGATCATCACATCCGACGAGGTTCACTACTTCTTCCAAGCTGCCACGGGCGAAGAAAGAAAGGACTGGATCAAAGCAATACAGGCTGTGGCAAAAAGTGGCAAATAA
- the plek gene encoding pleckstrin isoform X2: MEPQEIREGYLVKKGTVLNSWKAVWVVLSEDGMEFFKRKTDRSPKGMIPLKGAALVSPCQDFCKRMLVFKLTTDKKQDHFFQASHVEEREFWVKDIKRAITCLQGGKRFARKSTRRSIRLAETINLNELYALLKDQDDGVKELKLEQENRVFNHCFTGATVVDWLISKEKARNRPEALMLATGLLNEGFLQPAGDMAKDGAECEEQTTFLDRTEALYYFVDSGFFCEGYSSDEDVLVKEEFRGNIIKQGCLLKQGDDPLGSIHLRGSVVTAVEYVPDAKKYDIDGNLFEIITSDEVHYFFQAATGEERKDWIKAIQAVAKSGK; this comes from the exons ATGGAGCCACAAGAGATCAGAGAGGGATACTTGGTAAAAAAG GGTACAGTGCTCAACTCTTGGAAGGCAGTGTGGGTGGTGCTGTCAGAAGACGGCATGGAGttctttaaaaggaaaaccGACCGTTCTCCGAAAGGAATGATCCCACTAAAGGGAGCAGCACTCGTCAGTCCTTGTCAGGACTTTTGCAAGAGGATG CTGGTTTTCAAGCTCACCACTGACAAGAAGCAGGATCACTTCTTCCAAGCCTCAcacgtggaggagagagagttcTGGGTCAAGGACATCAAGAGAGCCATTACCTGCCTACAGGGCGGGAAACGGTTTGCCAGGAAGTCGACCAGACGCTCCATTCGCCTGGCTGAGACCATAAACCTGAA TGAGCTGTACGCACTGCTGAAAGACCAGGATGATGGAGTGAAAGAATTAAAACTGGAGCAGGAGAATCGAGTCTTCAACCACTGCTTCACTG GTGCAACAGTGGTAGACTGGCTGATTTCGAAGGAGAAGGCAAGAAACAGGCCCGAGGCCCTGATGTTAGCGACGGGGCTCCTGAATGAGGGGTTTCTCCAGCCTGCGGGTGACATGGCTAAAGACGGAGCGGAGTGCGAAGAGCAAACGACCTTCTTAGATCGGACAGAGGCTCTTTACTACTTT GTGGACAGTGGGTTCTTCTGTGAGGGCTACTCCAGTGATGAGGATGTGCTTGTGAAGGAAGAATTCAGAGGAAACATCATAAAACAAGGGTGCCTACTTAAACAG gGTGATGACCCTCTGGGCTCGATCCATCTCCGTGGGTCTGTGGTCACGGCTGTGGAGTACGTTCCTGATG CCAAAAAGTACGACATTGACGGCAACCTCTTTGAGATCATCACATCCGACGAGGTTCACTACTTCTTCCAAGCTGCCACGGGCGAAGAAAGAAAGGACTGGATCAAAGCAATACAGGCTGTGGCAAAAAGTGGCAAATAA